The following DNA comes from Cedecea neteri.
GCGAGCATCACCTTTGCCTGGGAAGAAACCAGCTCCGTCAGATCGGCATGGACAAATTCGGCGCCCATTTTCTGCAGCAGTTTGCCCATCGCTTCGTTGCGCCCGGTGGCCCGAACGCTGATGCCCCTGGCGCGTAAATACTCGACCGCGTTTCGGCCTAAACCGCTGGTTGCGCCCGTGACCAGTACCTTCATGTGACCAACTCGTTATGTTTTGGATTAACGCTGCGCATTTTTCCGTGAAACGGCAGCGCATGCAATGGGAATACTGAAAGATTAGGAGCTAACTTCTCTTTTTGATCGAGTTTTGTTCCGCTAAATGAACAATTCGCCGCGCCATTCCCCTAAAGATAAATAAATGGGCGGGGATCATCGCCAGCCAGTAGAGCAAACCGGCGCAGCCGTGAGGGTGCCACCAGGCTCTGACGTCCAGCCGGCGCTGCTTGCCATCATCCTGTAAGGTGAACGACAGCCGCCCCAGGCCCGGAGCCTTCATACCGAACAGCAGCGTCAGCTCTTTTTCCGGCTCGGCGATAATCACTTTCCAGCTATCGACGGCGTCGCCCACTTCCAGCATGGCTTTATCAGGCCGCCCTTTGGCAAGCCGATGCCCGACCAGCAAATCCATCAGCGCGCGAGTTTTCCACAGCACGTTGCCAAAAAAGTAGCCTTCTTTGCCGCCTAGCTGGTTGATGACCTGCCAGAGCGAAGAGAGAGAGGCCTGGGTGGTCAGCGTGCAGCCTGCCTGTTTAGCAAAAAAACCGTAGTCGGGCCGCCAGCGGGCAAACGCCTGGGCGTCGTAGCCCCAGTCCTGCGAGTTAGCAAGCTGGTGTTCGTTGGCCAGCGTCAGGCGCATGGCGTCGTCGAAGCTGATGAGCTGCTGCGGGATAAGTTCACGCAGGCTGCGGTCGTCTGCCAACAAATCGTGCTCGAGCCCCTGAATCAGCGCCTTAGCAATGCCGGGCGGCACCGAGGTAATGACATTCAGAAACCACACGGAAATCCAGCTGGTGGGGAGTGGTACGGGGATCAGAGGGCGGTGGCGGCCGCTGATAGCCATAAAGCGTTCAAACTGTTGCTGATAGCTCAGGACTTCCGGCCCGGTGGCTTCAAACAGGCGATGTTCCGTGGCCGGATGGTCCAACAGCGCGACGAGGTAATGCAGCAGGTTATCCAACGCTATCGGTGAAGTACGGGAGCGAACCCAACGCGGCGGCGTCAGCACCGGCAGGTTGTACACCATATCCCGCATGACTTCGAAGGCTGCCGAGCCAGCGCCCACAATAATCCCCGCGCGCAGTTCGATGACCGGTACGCCGGAGTCTCGCAGGATATCCGCGGTGATTTGCCGGGCTTTCAGGTGCTTCGAATGCGTTTGCCCGCTTTTGGCCTGCAATGAGCTGAGGAAAATGACCTGCTTAACCGGATGTTCGGTCAGCGCGTCGCGCATATTCAGCGCCGCCTGGCGTTCGAACTCCAGAAAATTATCGCCGTCTCCCATGCTGTGGATCAGGTAGTAGACGGTATCTGCCCCTTCGAGCAGGGCACCCAGGCGGTGCGGCCAGTGCAAATCTACATGTCGGCATTCCACGCTTGGCCAGGGCTGTTTTTTCAGCCAGTCAATGCGACGGGCGGCGGCGGTGACGTGATGCCCCGCCGCCACGAGTAACGGCACCAGGTGCTGGCCAATGTAGCCGCTGGCGCCGAGGACCACTATCCTTTGAGGTTCTGCCATCGTCCCTGAGTTCCGTTAGTTTTGCAGGAAGCTGCGCCAGTGGGCGACGACTTCTGCCAGCTGAGTGCGGGTGACGTCCAGATGGGTGACCAGGCGAGTTGCCGGGCCTGCGCTGAGGATGATGCCGCGCTCACGCATATATGGCCCTAAATCTTCTGCTTCTTCCGCCGTCATGCGGACAAAGACCATGTTGGTGTCCTGACGCATCACATCGACGCCGATTTCTCGTAGCTCGCCTGCCAGCCAGTGGGCGTTGTCGTGGTCTTCTTTCAGCCGCTCGACGTTATTTTTCAGCGCATACAGGCCTGCCGCCGCGAGGATACCGGCCTGGCGCATACCGCCGCCGGTCATCTTGCGCCAGCGCACAGCTCGCTTGATGTACTCTTTACTGCCCACCAGCAGGGATCCCACCGGCGTGCCCAGGCCTTTCGACAGGCAAATGGTGAAGCTGTCGCAGTAGCGAGTAATCTCTTCCAGCTGGCAGCCGTAGGACACCACGGCGTTAAAAATACGCGCGCCGTCTACGTGCAGCGCCAGGTTGTGTTTGCGGGTGAATTCCCAGGCCTGCTGGAGGTATTCGCGTGGCAGCACTTTGCCGTTATGGGTGTTTTCAAGGCTCAGCAATTTAGTGCGGGCGAAGTGAATGTCGTCCGGTTTAATTTTTGCCGCCACTTTATCCAGCGGCAGCGTGCCGTCGCGATCCGCTTCAATCGGCTGAGGCTGAATGCTGCCCAGCACCGCTGCGCCGCCCGCCTCATACAGGTAGTTATGCGCGGCCTGGCCAACGATATACTCTTCGCCGCGTTCGCAGTGGCTCAGCAAAGCCACGAGGTTGGCCTGCGTGCCGGTAGGTAAAAACAGGGCAGCTTCTTTCCCGCTGATTTTTGCCGCGTATGCCTGAAGCTCGTTAACAGTGGGGTCATCGCCGTAAACATCATCCCCGGTTGGGGCGGCCATCATTTGTTCCAGCATGGCGCGGGAAGGGCGGGTAACGGTATCGCTGCGTAAATCGATCATGACGGGTCCTTTATCGAGAGGCTGCGCCCGGATGGTTATCCGGGCGCCTGAGGCAACCTTCTTTTTTACCGGAACCAGTTGGTTTTCGCCAGCTCGATCACTTCATCTCCTCGCCCGCTGATAATGGCGCGCAGCATATAAAGGCTGAACCCCTTCGCCTGCTCCAGCTTGATCTGCGGCGGGATAGCCAGCTCGTCTTTGGCGACGACGACATCGACCAGTACCGGGCCATCAATGCTGAAGGCTCGTTCCAGCGCGGCGTTCAGCTCCTCGGGTTTCTCAACGCGGATACCGGTAATGCCGCAGGCTTCGGCTATACGGGCAAAGTTGGTGTCGTGCAGTTCGGTGCCGTCGGTGAGGTAGCCCCCGGCTTTCATCTCCATCGCCACAAAACCGAGCACGCTGTTGTTGAACACCACGATTTTAATCGGCAACTTCATTTGCGAAACGGACAGGAAGTCGCCCATCAGCATGCTGAAGCCGCCGTCACCGCACATCGCCACCACCTGGCGTTCGGGCGCGGTGGCTTTGGCGCCTAGTGCCTGTGGCATAGCGTTGGCCATTGAGCCGTGGTTAAACGAACCCAGCAGGCGGCGCTTACCGTTCATTTTCAGGTAGCGCGCGGCCCAGACGGTGGGTGTGCCCACGTCGCAGGTAAAAATGGCGTCATCGGTGGCGTAATGGCTGATTTGCTGCGCCAGATATTGCGGGTGAATTTGCTTGCCTTCGGTGGGTTTGGCTAGCTCATCCAGTCCTTCCCGCGCTTTGCGGTAATCCTCCAGTGCTTTGTCGAGGAAGCTGCGATTGGTTTTCTCTTCCAGCATGGGCAGCAGGGCAGACAGCGTGGCTTTGATATCGCCCACCAGCGCCATGTCGACTTTGCTGTGCGCGCCGATGCTACCGGGGTTGATATCAATCTGGATAATTTTTGCGTCCGTCGGGTAGAACGCGCGGTAGGGGAACTGGGTGCCGAGCAGGATCAGCGTATCGGCGTTCATCATGGTGTGGAAGCCGGATGAGAAGCCGATTAATCCGGTCATGCCAACGTCGTAAGGGTTGTCGTACTCAACGTGCTCTTTGCCGCGCAGGGCGTGAACAATGGGCGCTTTCAGGGTTGCTGCCAGCTGCACCAGCTCAGTATGCGCTCCTGCGCAGCCGCTGCCGCACATCAGGGCGATATTGTCGTTGTAGCGCAGCAGTTGGGCGAGTTTTTTAAGCTCATCGTGAGGGGGAACCACGATGGGCTGCGGTGCAGGATACCAGTGCGTCGTGGCATGTTCTGGCGCGGGTTTGAGCGCCACGTCACCAGGCAGCACTACCACGGAAACGCCCCGGTTCAGAATAGCTTTGCGCATGGCAATCGCTAATACCTGCGGGATCTGCTCCGGGTTAGAAACCAGTTCGCAATAGTGGCTGCATTCGCGGAAAAGCTCTTCGGGGTGCGTTTCCTGGAAGTAACCGCTGCCAATTTCGCTGGAGGGAATATGGGCTGCAATGGCGAGAACAGGCACGTGATTGCGGTGGCAATCGTACAGGCCGTTTATCAGGTGCAGGTTACCTGGCCCGCATGAACCGGCGCAGACAGCAAGCTCGCCGGTGAGGTGCGCTTCGGCCCCGGCGGCGAAAGCGGCCACTTCTTCATGGCGAGTTGGCATCCATTTAATCGTGCCCATCCGGTTGAGGCTGTCGCTGAGGCCGTTCAGCGAATCACCAGTGACGCCCCAGATACGTTTCACGCCCGCGCTCTCAAGGGTTTTGGCCAGCCAGGCCGCTACGGATTGTTTCATCGGTTTTCCTTGTCCAGTGTGATAGCGCTTACAAGCTTAGTTCAATTCCACGTAACGGCGGGGAATGGCCTCCCTAAAATTGGGGCTATTTGTTAGCAAATATTAAGCGTAAATTATTCTCGTTATCATTTTAAAAGGGTGGCAATTCATATGGTTACTAAATTGTTAAATGCAGTGAATGGCGCGCTGAATAAAGACGATCTGGGGAAACTTTTACTGCGTCTGGCGGTAGGCGGCCTGATGCTGTTTCACGGCCTGCACAAGTTGTTTGGCGGTGTGGGCGGAATTAAAGGAATGCTGGCGGCGCACGGCATCCCGGAGTTTGTCGCCTACGGCGTGCTGCTGGGCGAGGTGCTTGCGCCGCTGCTGATTATTTTAGGGATCCTAACGCGCCTGTCCGCGCTTGGGCTGGCGTGCACGATGATTGTGGCCTGGCTGCTGGTGGGCGTGGGGGAAACCTTTATGCTGGATAAAACCGGGGCCTGGGGCATTGAAAGCCTGATGTACTTTTTCCTCGGCGCGCTGGCGATAGTCTTTTGTGGTGGAGGGCGTTACGCGTTTGGCAAGTCTGCCTGGCGGTAGAAAAAGAAAAGGCACCGTGAAGGTGCCTCTTTAAGGTCAAGCTAGCACAAGGTCGCTTTGAGGATGGCAGGAGCAGGCCAGCACGTAGCCGCTGGCAATTTCCTCTTCCGTCAGCGTCATGGTGCTGGAGACGGTATAGTCGCCTGACACGACTTTCGTTTTACAGCAGCCGCAAACCCCGGCGCGACAGGCGGCATTCACCGGCACACTGTTGCTCTCCAGGGCGGCTAGCAGCGTACTGCCCACAGGTGAGTAAAACTCGCGCATCGGCTGGAGGGTGGTGAACTTCAGGCCGCCCGCTGAGGGTGCTGCGGCTGGTGTGAAGAACACTTCCTGATAAAACGCCGTGACGCCCAACGCTTTTACTTCCTTCTCAACCATAGCCATATAAGGCGCAGGCCCACAGGTCATGACCGTCCGGCCGGTGATATCCGGCACCGCGGCCAGGATCTCGCGAGTCAGTCGCCCGGCGATAAAGCCGTGCGTGGCGTTGTTTTCTGCCACCAGCGTGACCGGATAATGCCGCCATTCGTCAGCAAAAATCACATCCTGCGGGGAGCGCACGTTATAGATGACCTGCACGTCCGCCTGTGGGCGATGCTTTGCCAGCCAGCGGCGCATGGACATGATCGGCGTGACGCCGCAGCCCGCCGCCAGCAGCAGATAGCGCTCCGACACGATGTTTTCACAGCTGAACTCGCCCTGGGCTTCAGACAGCCACAGGTAGTCGCCGATTTTCACTTCTCCGGTCAGCCACTCCGAGCCAGCGCCGCCGTCGATGCGCCGTACCGTCAGCGTGATGAATTCACTGAGGCCCGGTGTGGAAGAGATCGTGTAGGCCCGCAGCGTCTCGCTGCCGTTGCGGATGCTCACCAGCGCATATTGCCCGGCTTTGTAGGGATAGAAGTCGTGGTTAATCAACGACAGCGTCCAGACATCCGGAGTTTCCTGATGAATATGGTGTACCTGCATACGGTGCGGGCACAGCGGCGTTGGCATGGTCATGGCTACTCCTTACGCGCTCATTAACTGTTGGATGTCTTGCTCAACGGTAGTGATGGCGCGCAGGCCAAATTTCTCGTTCAGTACCGCCAGCAGATTTGGCGTCAGGAAACCCGGTGCGGTCGGGCCGGTGACGATATTTGTGACGCCGAGCGACAGTAGCGTGAGCAGAATCACAATCGCCTTTTGCTCAAACCAGGAGAGCACCAGACTCAGCGGCAGGTCATTCACGCCACAGCCGAGTTTCTCTGCGAGGGTGACGGCCAGAATAATCGCTGAATAAGCGTCGTTACACTGGCCGGCATCCACCAGGCGAGGCAGCCCTTCGATGTTGCCGAAGTCCAGCTTGTTGAAGCGGTATTTGCCGCAGGCCAGGGTCAGGATCAGGCAGTCCTTCGGTACGCTGGTGGCGAAGTCGGTGAAGTAGTTACGTTCTCCGCGTGCGCCGTCGCAGCCGCCGACCAGGAAGATGTGGCGAAGTTTTTCACGGCTGACCAGATCGATGAGCGTGTCCGCCGCACCCAGCAGCGTCTGGCGGCCAAAACCGACGGTGATCAGATGCTCGATTTCGCTGTACGGGAAACCGGCCATTTGCTGGGCCTGGGTAATCACCGGGCTAAAATTGTCGCCTTCGAGGTGGCTGACGCCCGGCCAGCCAACGATGCTGCGGGTCCAGATACGGTCATCGTACGAGCCCACGGTTGGGTCGATGATGCAGTTGGAAGTCATGACAATAGGGCCAGGGAAGCGGGCGAATTCCGTTTGCTGGTTCTGCCAGCCGCTGCCGTAGTTGCCGACCAGGTGTTTGAATTTACGCAGTTCGGGATAGCCGTGCGCCGGGAGCATTTCGCCGTGGGTGTAGACGTTCACGCCGGTGCCTTCGGTTTGTTCGAGCAGGTTATAGAGATCTTTTAGGTCATGGCCGGAAATCAGGATGCACTTCCCGGCTACCGGGCGAACGTTAACCTGGGTTGGGGTTGGATGGCCGTATTTACCGGTTTCCCCCAGATCCAGAATGCTCATCACTTTGAAGTTCATCTGGCCGATTTCCATGGAGCAGTCCAGCAGGGCGCCCATGTCCGCAGGCCAGGTGCCGAGCCACGCCATGATTTTGTGGTACTGGGCGTAGATATCGTTGTCGTACTGGCCCAGGACGTGCGCGTGTTCCATGTAAGCGGCAGCGCCTTTCATGCCGTACAGGCACAGGAGACGCAGGCCGAGAATATCTTCGCCAATGTCGGCTTTGTCACGGTTTGGCGTGAATTCGGCGGCCTGGCGCTGTAGCTCACCGAGGTCGCTGCTGGTCAGCTGAAGTTCTGCCATCGGGTTGGCTACGGTTGCTGCAGGATCGACAGCCAGCGTGCGGGTTTTCAGGTCTTCGCGCATAGCAATGGCATCGCGGGCGTAGCCAACGATGCGGGCGGAGTCGAAGTTCACGTTGGTCAGCGTTGAGAAAAAGGCGCGGGGAGCAAAGTTATCAATCTCGTGGTCGATAATACCGCGTTCGCGCGCGGCAACCGCCCAGGCGGACAGGCCTTGCAATGTCGCGATCAGCAGATCCTGTAGGTCGGAAGTCTGGGCCGTTTTACCGCAGACGCCCTGGGCATAGGCGCAGCCGTCGCCGGCCGGGGTACGGATGGTCTGTTCACATTGCACACAAAACATGATGTCACCTTAAAATTATATTTTAAATACATGTTTAAGGTTAGGCTGCGGCTTAACAGGTTAAAAGGACTTTTTGGTGCAACTTAAAGGGAGATTGATATAGCTCAACTTTGGCGGCAGCAGGCTACCGCCAGAGAGGTATCAGGCGGCGAAGAAGGCGATGAGCAGCGGAGTCAGCAGGCTAAGAATAAATCCGTGCACGATGGCGGCAGGCACGATTTCCACGCCGCCGCTGCGCTGCAGCACCGGTAGGGTGAAGTCCATCGAGGTGGCACCACAAAGACCCAGCGCCGTTGAGCGGCTGCGGCACACTAGCGCCGGAATAAGCATAATAGCCAGTAATTCCCGCACCAGATCGTTAAAGAAGGTCGCGCTGCCAATCACCGGCCCGTAGGACTCGGTCATCAGGATCCCGGACAGCGAATACCAGCCGAACCCGGAAGCCATCGCGAGGCCTGTTTTTATCGGCAGGCCAAGCAGCAGGGCGTTAATCACCCCTGCGACCATTGAGCTGAACACGACCACAATGGCGACGATAATGCCGCGACGATTAAGCACGATTTGCCGGAAGGTCATGCCGCTGTTGCGAAGCTGGATCCCGACCAGCAGCAGCAGGAAGATAAGCGTGTATTCGCTGGCCTCAGTGGCGTATTTGAGCACGTCGAACCCGGTCAGCCCCAGCAGGAAGCCCAAGGCCACAACGCCGCAGAGCTGTAAGGACTCCAGGGCCATCGCCAGGCGCGAGGGCAGTTTTTCCTGTTTATGCTGATGCCGCCACGGGAGAGAGCGTTCCAGCAGCAGAAGGCCGGCGATGTTACACAGCAGGATCACTATGACGCTTATCACCGAGTAATGCAGGATAGTCAGCAGGTTGCTGGCGAGATTATCCAGAAACGCCAGGCTAATGCCCATCAGGAACAGGATCACGTAAACAATCCAGCCCAGCAGCCGGTGAATCAGCCTGAGCAGATGAGTTTGTTTCAATGGGATCAGGTAACCGACGAGCAACGGCACCAGGATAATAAGTAATCCTGACAGCATGGGAGGGACAATCCTTGTAGTTAAAATGTTACGACGGATGTCACACTACCGAAAGAAAGGAATCGAGTCGAGTAGGGGAGAAGAAAAAGGTTTGCGCGGAGAAAAAAAGAAAATAGCAGGCTTACCGGGGTAAGCCTGCCTGGGAACTTAGCTGCGTTTTTCCAGCAGAGTACGGTAAATAATACCGCCCAGGATCCCGCCAATAATAGGCATGACCCAGAAAAGCCACAGTTGATCCAGCGCCCAGCCACCCTGGAAAATAGCCACTGCGGTACTGCGCGCAGGGTTTACGGAGGTGTTGGTAACCGGAATACTAATTAAGTGAATTAAAGTTAATGCCAGGCCAATAGCTATTGGCGCAAAACCCGGTGCAGCAAATTTGTCCGTTGCACCGTGAATAACAATCAGGAAGCCACAGGTTAATACGATTTCAATCACAATGGCGGACAGCATGGAATATCCACCCGGTGAATGTTCGCCGTAGCCGTTAGAAGCAAAACCGCTGGCTGCTGCATCAAAGCCTGCTTTACCGCTAGCGATTAAATAAAGGATAGCGGCTGCGACAATCCCGCCAATCACCTGGGCAATAATGTAGCCAATCACTTCTTTAGCCGGGAAGCGGCCACCGGCCCAGAGGCCAAGGGTGACAGCCGGGTTAAAGTGACCACCGGAAATATGACCGACGGCAAAAGCCATGGTCAGCACGGTTAAACCAAATGCCAGCGCGACGCCGACAAAGCCAATGCCTAATTCCGGGAATGCTGCCGCTAATACTGCGCTACCGCAGCCACCAAATACCAGCCAGAACGTCCCGAAGAACTCGGCTGCTAATTTTCTAAACATAACCACCTCTGATAAAAGCCAGAAACAATGCAAGGTTCAGGCGCTAAATCACATGACCCTGACTGTCGCTAATTCACCGTCATTAAGTGAATGACGAAAGTAATATTAAATGCGCGTTAATATTAGGTATTTCGCCAATTCGCCACCAGCACAATAAATTCCAGTTTTTTGATTTAGGGCAATGAGGTGTTATTCCTTTTCTGAGGAGAGGTAGCAGAAGTATAGGTTATCTTTGAATGAAGTAAGAATATTCTGGATAATAAAAAAATACGTCTCAGCACGAATTGATTATGGTAAGTGCGGCACGTGTTTATCGCGTAACGCTTTGACATTGTGTGGTTACATTGCCCTTCGGGTTGCCGCTATACTCGAAAAGGACGCTGGATGAAAGCGGATGCACAGGAGGCGGTATGTTTCTCGAGCGAGTTGAGATGGTTGGTTTTCGCGGTATTAACCGTTTGTCGTTAATGCTTGAGCAAAACAACGTGCTGATTGGCGAAAATGCCTGGGGTAAATCCAGCCTGTTAGATGCGCTGACCTTGTTACTTTCCCCGCACAGGGAGCTGTACCATTTTGTTCGCGAAGATTTCTACTTTCCCCCTGGCGAGCTGCATGGGCGCGAGAGTCACCTGCAAATCATCCTGACCTTCCGCGAGGCGGCGTCTGGCCACCATTTAGGACGGCGGTATCGTAATCTTTCCCCGGTTTGGGTGGAAGGGAACGACGGCTTTCATCGCATTTATTACCGTCTGGAAGGAGAGCTTGGGGATGAAGGGACGGTTTTAACCCTGCGAAGCTTTCTCAATGCCCACGGCCAGCCGCTGGCGCTGGACGAAATTGACGACATGGCCATGAATATCACGCGGCTGAACCCCGTGCTGCGCCTCAGGGATGCCAGATTCATGCGGCGACTGCGCAACGGCAGCATGCCCGAAATGCCGGAAACGGAGCTGACCGCGCGCCAGCTCGATTTCCTGGCGCGAGAGCTGGTATCAAGGCCGCAAAACCTTACCGATGCGCAGCTACGGCAGGGGCTGTCGGCCATGGTGCAGCTGCTTGAACACTATTTCTCTGAACAAGGCGCGATAGCTCACCAGCGGCTGATGCGACGACGCTCTCATGATGAGCAGCGCAGCTGGCGCTATCTGGATGTGATCAACCGCATGATCGACAAGCCCGGCAGCCGTTCGCATCGGATGATCCTGCTGGGCATGTTTTCCACGTTGCTGCAGGCGAAGGGGAGTATTGCGCTCGACAGGGACGCTCGCCCCTTGCTGCTGGTGGAAGATCCTGAAACTCGTTTGCACCCGATTATGCTCTCTGTTGCCTGGCACTTGCTGAATTTGCTGCCGCTGCAAAAAATTACTACGACAAATTCCGGAGAGTTGCTCTCGTTGACGCCGGTAGAACAGGTTTGTCGGCTGGTGCGTGAATCCTCCCGGGTAGCTGCATGGCGGTTAGGACCGGGCGGCATGAATGCGGAGGACAGCCGGCGAATTGCTTTTCACATTCGTTTTAACCGCGCGTCCTCGCTTTTTGCTCGCTGCTGGTTGCTGGTAGAAGGCGAGACCGAAGTGTGGGTGATGAACGAACTGGCGCGGCAGTGTGGACATCATTTCGATGCTGAAGGCGTGAAGGTTATCGAGTTTGCACAATCCGGCCTGCGCCCGCTGATTAAGTTCGCTCGCAGGATGGGCATTGAATGGCATGTGCTGGTGGACGGGGATGATGCCGGTAAAAAATATGCGGCAACCGTACGCGGCTTGCTGGACAACGACCGCGATCGGGAGCGTGAACATCTGACGGCGTTACCTGCGCTGGATATGGAGCATTTTATGTATCGGCAGGGTTTTTCAGATGTGTTTCATCGCGTGGCTCAGTTGCCCGAAAATGTGCCGATGAATTTGCGCAGGATTATTACCAAAGCGATTCATCGCTCGTCAAAGCCGGATTTAGCCATCGAAGTGGCGCTGGAAGCCGGGCGCCGGGGCGTGGATGCGGTCCCGCCTTTACTGAGGAAAATGTTCTCCAGGGTACTCTGGCTGGCGCGTGGCCGGGCGGATTAGCGCCCGGCTGATAATGCAGATTTAGAAATGACTGTTGATGCTGTTCATCATACCGTCGAGCAGTTCATAGCGGCGACGATACTCCGCACGTTTTTTGCTGGCAATATCTTCCAGCGGTTTGCGTTCCACGCTGGACGGTAAGGCAAACAGGCCATCGGCGCGAGGTTCGCCGCTCATGGACTGCCAGAAACTGTCATAGTCTGCATGTAGACTGTCTTTTTTCTTCTTCTCGTAGCGCCATGAACGGTAAATATGCGTGCTGTTGCCTACGGCCAGAATGCGCTCTGCGTCGAAAAGTTTTGCCAGTTCACACGCAACCTCAAGCAGTATGCGTTTAGGGAACAATCCGTGGCAGGCTTTAGTTGCAGCCTGTATAGCTTCATGAGGCACCCAGGGTTTTGCGCCCTGCAGGCAGCCAATAAAGAAAGTGTTCTTACCTTCGAACTGGTTGAGCGTGAAGGTTATGCGCGCCAGGGGAACGCCCTCTTCATTACAGAAATTAAGGAAGGCTTCACCTTCTTTACCTTCTATATCGTGCGAGGTGAGATCGATAAACATCAACTCGTTGTTTTTACCTACCAGCGAGGCCAGACGGTAACCTTCGGTAGAGAAATGCCCGTTAAGCAACTTTTTCGGCATTTTCTCGGCAATTTTCTGGTAGTGGTAAGCGATAGTATCCCGCGTATCCTTACGTTTCAGCGGCATCGCAAGGTAAGGGCGATGCAGTCGGCATGGCAGACCCGGTTGAGCGTTCAGCATGTTGGCAAGATGTGGCTGGCTTGCCAGGTTTTTCATCAGGCTGGCGGTATACACCGGCATCGCCAGCGAGCGTAAAATAAACTTGCGGCGGTAAGCCTTCTTGCCCCAGGATGCTCCCGGCTGCCACTCCCCCGTCGCGAGGGAAAGGAAGAGTTTCCAGCCTGTTTGAGGCAGGGTTTCGGTAACATGCGCGGCAGCGATCTGGGACATAATAACAACCTGATATTCGGG
Coding sequences within:
- the aqpZ gene encoding aquaporin Z, with the translated sequence MFRKLAAEFFGTFWLVFGGCGSAVLAAAFPELGIGFVGVALAFGLTVLTMAFAVGHISGGHFNPAVTLGLWAGGRFPAKEVIGYIIAQVIGGIVAAAILYLIASGKAGFDAAASGFASNGYGEHSPGGYSMLSAIVIEIVLTCGFLIVIHGATDKFAAPGFAPIAIGLALTLIHLISIPVTNTSVNPARSTAVAIFQGGWALDQLWLFWVMPIIGGILGGIIYRTLLEKRS
- a CDS encoding VirK/YbjX family protein, translating into MSQIAAAHVTETLPQTGWKLFLSLATGEWQPGASWGKKAYRRKFILRSLAMPVYTASLMKNLASQPHLANMLNAQPGLPCRLHRPYLAMPLKRKDTRDTIAYHYQKIAEKMPKKLLNGHFSTEGYRLASLVGKNNELMFIDLTSHDIEGKEGEAFLNFCNEEGVPLARITFTLNQFEGKNTFFIGCLQGAKPWVPHEAIQAATKACHGLFPKRILLEVACELAKLFDAERILAVGNSTHIYRSWRYEKKKKDSLHADYDSFWQSMSGEPRADGLFALPSSVERKPLEDIASKKRAEYRRRYELLDGMMNSINSHF
- a CDS encoding ATP-dependent endonuclease — protein: MFLERVEMVGFRGINRLSLMLEQNNVLIGENAWGKSSLLDALTLLLSPHRELYHFVREDFYFPPGELHGRESHLQIILTFREAASGHHLGRRYRNLSPVWVEGNDGFHRIYYRLEGELGDEGTVLTLRSFLNAHGQPLALDEIDDMAMNITRLNPVLRLRDARFMRRLRNGSMPEMPETELTARQLDFLARELVSRPQNLTDAQLRQGLSAMVQLLEHYFSEQGAIAHQRLMRRRSHDEQRSWRYLDVINRMIDKPGSRSHRMILLGMFSTLLQAKGSIALDRDARPLLLVEDPETRLHPIMLSVAWHLLNLLPLQKITTTNSGELLSLTPVEQVCRLVRESSRVAAWRLGPGGMNAEDSRRIAFHIRFNRASSLFARCWLLVEGETEVWVMNELARQCGHHFDAEGVKVIEFAQSGLRPLIKFARRMGIEWHVLVDGDDAGKKYAATVRGLLDNDRDREREHLTALPALDMEHFMYRQGFSDVFHRVAQLPENVPMNLRRIITKAIHRSSKPDLAIEVALEAGRRGVDAVPPLLRKMFSRVLWLARGRAD